The DNA sequence GTGTAGTCACCTCGACCTTCGGCAATGGCTTCACGGATGTTTTTGCCTCCAATAAATAAGCTGTTAACTTTGAATAAGTCTTTATGCTCTGGTTTTGCCCAAACATTGTCAGATAAGGTAAGAATATGCACAGTTTCAATATCGTGAAATTTCTCACTGTTTTCGATGAGATTATCAATCAGCGCATTGGGCACAGCAGCGCCTGAGCCAATAAATATTCGATTGCCTGACTTAAGGTATTTTTCCCATTCAATGCTAGTGTATTCTTGGTATTGAGCCGTCATGATTATCCTTAACTGTTGCTAGTTTTTTGATAGCATTTAGTATGGCTTAACATTAAAAGTATTATTTGATTTGTGTCAATTAGACTAAGGTTTATAATTGGCTTTTTTGTATGTTAGTCAGGAATTAATTTGTCAATTGAGCCAACCTCATCAGGTAAAGTTTTTATTATCGGTTTACCTAGAACATCAACGACAAGTATATGCTTGGCTATGCTTGAGTTAGGCTATAAAACCGCCCATACCGCATTTACGCAAAAAGCCTTTGCACAGTCAGACGCTATGGCAGATACGCCGATATTTTGTGATTACCAATTACTAGATAAAACCTACCCCAACAGTAAGTTTATTTATCTTGTGAGAGACGCTGAACTATGGCTGCCGTCTATTAAACAATTATTGCAACGTATGTATACTAATTTACAGCGCACAGATGGTGGCTTTAACCCAATAATGAAGCGTTGTTATAACGAGGTTTTCTCGCCATTAACACAAGAAAATATCGCAGATGATGCTTTTTTATTGTCTTGTTATGAAAAGCACTTACAAACGGCACAAGCCTATTTTAATGGTCGTGAAAGTGACTTGTTAACCATCAATATTAGTCATAAAGACAGTTTCGCTAAGCTGCTAAGCTTTTTAAATAAAGATAAAACCTGCACAGAGCAAAGCGATTTTTATAAAATCAATATTGCCGGTAAAGTGCGAGCTTGGCAGGGTATTAAGCACCCATTAAAGGTTGAATCAACACAAAACGGCAAGGTAGACTCAAAGCTATTCTATTTATAAAACACTTTTTACCGATAAATCAGTTAGACCTTGCTTTGCTGGTCAGTGATTTAGGTAAAATTCTTACAAGGTTAAAA is a window from the Litorilituus sediminis genome containing:
- a CDS encoding sulfotransferase family protein, which translates into the protein MSIEPTSSGKVFIIGLPRTSTTSICLAMLELGYKTAHTAFTQKAFAQSDAMADTPIFCDYQLLDKTYPNSKFIYLVRDAELWLPSIKQLLQRMYTNLQRTDGGFNPIMKRCYNEVFSPLTQENIADDAFLLSCYEKHLQTAQAYFNGRESDLLTINISHKDSFAKLLSFLNKDKTCTEQSDFYKINIAGKVRAWQGIKHPLKVESTQNGKVDSKLFYL